The genomic stretch TAAAATCAAAATGAGGCGTTTGCCCGCGGATGACGGCGCCCACACAGACTACCGCGTCCACTTCTCCCGTCTCAACGACTCTCCGGGCAATCACGGGTATCTCGAAGGAACCCGGCACCCTGTAGACGGCAATATCTTCCTCCTCAGCGCCATGCCGGAGAAGGCAGTCGATAGCACCGTTGATCAACCTGTCGGTAATAAAGTCGTTAAACCGGGAAGCAATGACGGCAACATTAAGCCCTTTCGCGTCCAGCTTTCCCTCTATCGTTCTGTATCCGCCCATAAAGATCCTCCATTTCAAGAGGGTAGTTATACCTTCCTCAGAAGATGGCCCATCTTGGCTTTTTTCGTCTGGAGGTAGCGAAGATTCTCATCCCTGGCCGTAACCTCGATGGGAATCCGCTCCACAACCTGAAGGCCGTAGCCCTCGAGACCCACGATCTTCTTGGGATTGTTCGTCAGGAGCCTGATTTCAGACACCCCCAGGTCAACGAGAATCTGCGCTCCTATACCGTAATCACGAAGGTCCGGCGCGAACCCCAGTTCGAGATTGGCCTCGACTGTGTCTCTTCCCTCATCCTGAAGCTGGTAGGCCTTCAGTTTGTTGGTCAACCCTATTCCACGGCCCTCCTGGCTCATGTAG from Deltaproteobacteria bacterium encodes the following:
- a CDS encoding 6,7-dimethyl-8-ribityllumazine synthase; amino-acid sequence: MGGYRTIEGKLDAKGLNVAVIASRFNDFITDRLINGAIDCLLRHGAEEEDIAVYRVPGSFEIPVIARRVVETGEVDAVVCVGAVIRGQTPHFDFIAAEVTKGIAQVSMTSGVPVTFGVITADSLEQAVDRAGAKAGNKGYEAAAGAIEMANLLRQL